The genomic region GTCTAGTTTCAAGGTAACGGGTTCCCTCGAACTCTTCAAAAAAGTTAGCATCTTAAAAGATACGACGATTGAGCGTCATGATTTCTTTTCAACAGTCCGAGTGTAAATTAGAAGTGAGCGATCGATCGCCTTTTGCAGTTGAATTGTAGGGCGATCGCTTGGTGGTGGATCGTTTCGTACTGTCGTTTGCCGAGGCTTCTCACTTAAGGTGGTTCGGCGATCGAACCGGGGACGGCGATCGTAGGCTCCCTGACGTGGCTCTGTGGGTCGATAACATCGATATTGCCGCCCGCAACTGGTAAGAAAAAGGCTTTATTCCCCGATCGCCGACCGCTCAAAATGACGGGAATTTATGTCAGTGGGTTTTGAAAAATTAGGCAGGTCAAATTATCGAAGCGATCGCGAGAACAAATGAGGGTGACGAAACATTTTTCTGTACAAATATACGGGAATTGCGCTTGTGTGAAGTGGGTCATACTTAATCAATTTGTACTAATGACTGAATAATTGGAAACAAGAAAACCGTAAAAGTAGATTTTTTTCAAAGTTTTATAGCCATCGTCTATGTATTTGAGGATACCTGCGATCGATATCGGGCTAGTGGTGTCAACTTTACCAAAAAAGTGTAAAACGCCGAAATTTACAAAGTCACACTTGCTCCCTACTTGAGTTACAAATCCTTTAGGAGTCCTATATGCTCTTTAAAAGAGAAACAGCTTAAGCTGTTCGCCACTGAAATAGGGAAGGAAGTGCAGCCCGTGTGCTGCGAGAGCGAGCAAGATCCTCGCTCTCGAACGACGAATTTAAATCGTCACCAGCTTATAATCTTTCACTTTTTTAAAGATCGCAACCCGATCCTCGAAAATATCCGATCGCGGCTCCCTCTTTTCTCCCAATTCGTGAATTGAAAAACAGTTTAATGAGAAAAGTTTGCAAATTGTAAAAATTCTTGCTACATTGCGGGAGATGTGATAAGAAAAATTGGACAATGAACCCTCTCAGTCGCTTAATTCCCGTGATTCCCCCGTTGAAGGCGCGATCGCTCGCCTCCGACCTCAAAGCGCGCTTGGATTGGGGCGAACCTGCGCTGACAATCGTAGACGTGCGCGATCGCGACGACTTCAACGAAGCTCACATCTGCGGCGCCGTCTCCATTCCCCGGGCTCAACTCCTCGATCGCGCCCTGCGCTTTTTAGAATTGACCCGCGACATTTACATCTACGGCACCAGCGACGAAGAAACCGCCCGCGCCGCCGGAGAATTGCGACGGGCCGGCTATCGCAAAGTCTCCGAACTGCGTGGCGGCGTGGCGGCGTGGAAAGCCTTCGGATTTCCGATCGAGTCTTCGGCGCGCTGCGTTTAACGGCGCGATCGCCTAATGCGCGAACAGATCTTTGTATTGCAGCAAATCTAAAGAAACGAATACCGGGATGCAACTAAAACACTGCTGCGCCAACTCCCAGCGTTCCTCTCGCTGCAACATTTTCATCAACTTATGCCGGACTGAGAGCAAGTAGCGCACGTCATTCGCCGCATAACTCAGTTGCGCTTCCGAAAGGTTGTCTGCATTCCCCCAATCGGAACTTTGGGCGCTTTTGTCCAGTTCCACCCGTTCTAATTCCAGAACCACATCTTTCAACCCATGACGGGGGGTATAAGTGCGAGCTAACTTGCTGGCAATTTTGGTACAAAATATGGGTTGCACCTCAATCGACAGGTGGTAGCGAAGGGCTGCCACGTCAAAACGGGCGTAGTGAAACACTTTCACCGTCTTTTCGGCTTCCAATAACCGCTTTAAAAAGGGTGCATCTGTCTGCCCTCGGGCGATCCGAACCACCGTGACGCGATCGTGCGGATCGCACAACTGCACCAAACACAAGCGATCGCGCTGCGGTAACAATCCCATGGTTTCCGTATCGACGGCGATCGCCTCCGCCTCCAGATACGCATTCAATTGCGCTTCAGTTAAATCGCGATCGCCAACCTGAAAATCTTTTAATGTCATGACCCGGCTTAATTCTCCTCCTCTAAAGCTCGCAAAATGCGGGCGATATATTGCTACCGCTAGGTTAATGTAAAGTCAGTGACTCACTCTCTGGGAATTCGATTTCGGCAGTAGATAACAAGCCTTTAGCTTCGAGCAATCCCTCGATGGTGTCAACTCTTTCGCGCAATCCACATCGATCCGACGTTTTCCTTTGGCTTGATTCGAGGACATTTTCGATCTTCTGTCAAACTAAGCCTCACTGCTCGATCGCCCGCCCCCTCGAAGCGATCGCCGCCCTGGGTTATTACAACATTGAGGACGGGGTAGCCTCGGGTTAGAATTTAACCGTCACGACGAGAGCGATCGCCCATGTCCGAACTCTTTCAAGTAGAAACCGATTGGTTGCTCGATCGGGGCGATCGCCGCGATCGCCTCCGCTTCACCCGAGAGGGCAGCCATTTTAGCGCCTATTCCCGCGATCGTGAGCCACCGTCGCGATTTTCCGGTCAAATTCTCCAGGGACGCGGCGTTACCCTCATCCACAGTCTCGAAGTCAGCGCCGGAAACGACTACTGCGCGGTCTACGCGGGTAAACTCACTTCAGATAATATTTTTCAAGGGAAATGGCACGACAGCGCGGGCGATCGCGGCAGTTTCGAGTTGTTAACCGCACAAAGTGCTAAGCAACCGCCGCCGGATTCCCCGCCGCGCGATCGCTTCAACCGACCGATTTTCGATCTCAGTGCCGATCGCCCCCTTTCAGCCGAGGGATCTCGATCCCTAGACCTCCCCGATCTCTACGTTTGGGAACCCGCCGCCTCCCCCAGTCGCCCACATTTGAGCCACTTACACTACGACAAAGACACCGGGTTTTATCAAACTGCGAAAACCGTCGATCTGTTAGCCGAACTGCCTCCCGATGAATCGCGAGACGGCTTCGCCGAAAGTGAGGTTTTCGAGTTTTCGGGACAAATCGTCATCACCTTAAAACCGACTCACATCGACGGAGAAGATCCCCGCCGTCCTTATTTATGGCTGGGCGATCGCACTTTATCTCGGTTGTGGCCTTTTTACTTTAAGGCGATCGGTGCCGTTGCCGTCAAGGATGAGACCCTTTTGCTCGCCACCGATGGCGGTTTACTCTGTGTGGACGATCGCCTCAATACCGTCGGTTGGCTCGATTTAGGCAGTTCCGCAGGCGATCGCCATTCCCCTCAACAGTGCCAAACTTCCCAGCAGATCTTGATTCGTGAGGGTATGGCTTACTTCCTCGATAACGTCGTCGAACCCGCATATATCTTTCGGATTGACGTGGGAGATCCGGCTAACTTGAAAGTGCGATCGCGCGATCGAATTGATGGCACCGATCGGCAGCTAAGCGCACAATGGCTCGATTTCAACGCCGATCGCTGGTTTGTCGTGCAGAACTACCGCACTCCATACGACTCTGGAACCAATGTTCTCGGGTTTCCCCTGCTCCCCTCCGAGGAAGAATGGGCGATCGAGCTTACGGAGTTAGATCGCGATCGCTGGCGTGAGAGCGGCGATCCCCGAGGAATCGACCCATTTGCTCTCACATCCGGCGATCGTCCGTGGGCTTTAACAACCCATACTGACGGTACGATCTGGCTGTCCCGTACCGATTCTACGATCGAAGCTGGCGCAACAATTTCCGTTCGAGCTGCTTTTCTTGACATCGCTCAATTAGGTGGAAATCTCGAACCCAGGGGGGCGATCGCCGTTGTTGGCGAAACGATCTTTCTCGCGTTAAAACAAGGTGACAGCGCCCGTTTAGCGGTATTTCGCTTCACTCAAAATACTCCCGAACTCTTGCTCGTTCAAAACATTTCTTCAACGCAGTTTAGCGCGATCGCTATTCCCCAAAAAATAACAACTTTTCCCTTCTTAACACCCAATATTTAACCTTTATTAGATTGTAGAAAAATCATGAGTGATTCTCCTGAAATCCCCAGACGACGCCGCCGCCGAGCCTCTAGCGAACCCTCGGACCGGAGCGCAACTCCCGACCAACCGATCGCCTTACCAGAATCGATGGTTAAAGGGACAGCGCGATCGACGGTTGGGAAAAAACAACGTCCGATTTTTTCCAGAAATCAAATCTGGCAAATCCAACGCTTGGGACGCTCTTATTTCCTCCAATTAGACTCCTTACTGACGGGAACGGGAAACTATTTTTCCGGTCACTATCTTCAAGTAGACAATCCCAGTATTTTTGAAGGAGAAATCGTCACGGAAAATGATGTGGCGATCGTGCGTTTCATTCAAAAAACCCCCGGCAACGAATATTATGCCGTTCACGTAGGCAACTTGATAACTGACCAACAGATTGAGGGGGATTGGTACGATACCGCGAACAATGTCGGTGAATTTATTTTAAAATTGTGTTAGCCACGGGTAGGGTGGGCCAAGTTTTGCCTACCCTACTGTTGACTACTGTTGACTACTGTTGACTTTTTTTAATAAAAATTTGGGTGAAATAATATTCTCCCTGAGTGTTTTTCGCGATTCCAACTCCCGTTAAATCAAAATCCCCGACCATGTTTTTTTGATGGCCCGGACTCTCGATCCAGCCGCGAACGGCTTGGCTGACGGGATCGCCGAAGCCCTGATTGTATGCTACATTTTCTGCGGCAGAGCGATAAGTGAGAGCGGAGCCGATCGCCTCGACTCGCCCTTCAAAGCCATCGTGACTGAACGGGACGCGACCCTCAGCCATTGCCTGACTGTGCGATCGCGCCTCCCGGGCAATGCGATCGTTCGTCTCTAACGGCGGCAAGTTCTGGGATTGCCGATATTGATTCACTTGTCGGAAAACCTCTCGTTCCATTTCGGCGAAAGACCCGGAAGCGACCGTCGGCGAACTCGTCACTTCTACAGTCGGTGTAGGTGATGACGACTTCTCCGACTCCAGGACGACTGAAAACGTACATCCCGCCCACAGGGGGGCGATCGCCCCGATCGCCCCGAGTATGCCAAACTTGCGGACTTTTTCTAACAAAGTTAGTTTCACTCGCCCGGATTTAAAAACTTCGCTACAGTTTGCACATCTTTATCCCCGCGTCCCGAACAGTTGAGGATCAAACGCGGCGATCCTTCCAATTGCGGACACAAAGTTTCCAGATAGGCGATCGCGTGAGATGTTTCCAGCGCCGGGATAATCCCTTCCAAACGAGACAAACGCTCGAATGCAGCCACCGCCTCGCGATCGCTGACGCTGTAATATTCCGCCCGTCCGATATCTTTAAGATAACTATGTTCCGGGCCGACCCCCGGGTAATCCAAACCCGCACTGATCGAATGAGCTTCCACCACTTGCCCGTCCTCATCTTGCAGCAAGTAACTCATCGCCCCATGCAGCACGCCCACGCGCCCTTTCGTCAGCGTCGCCGCATGTTTGAGGGTACTCACCCCTTCCCCTGCTGCTTCCACACCGATCAGCCGCACTTGGGTATCTTTGACAAACTCGTGAAACAGCCCCATCGCGTTAGAACCGCCGCCGACACAGGCGAGCAGAATATCCGGCAGACCGCCCCATTTTTCCTGGCACTGTTGCCGCGTTTCCTCGCCGATAATCGCGTGGAAATCGCGCACCATCATCGGATAGGGGTGAGGTCCGGCAACGGAACCGAGGATGTAGTGGGTGGTTTCCACATTGGTTACCCAGTCGCGAATCGCTTCCGAGGTCGCATCTTTCAGGGTTCCGGTTCCGGCTTCCACCGGGCGCACTTCGGCCCCCATCAGTCGCATTCTGAACACGTTGAGCGCTTGGCGGTCCATATCGTGGACGCCCATATAAATAACGCAATCGAGTCCGAAACGGGCGCAAACCGTCGCCGTCGCCACGCCGTGCTGTCCGGCCCCGGTTTCCGCGATAATTCGCTTTTTGCCCATGCGTCTGGCGAGGAGAGCTTGGGCGAGGGCGTTGTTAATTTTGTGCGCCCCGGTATGGTTGAGGTCTTCCCGTTTGAGATAGATTTGGGGTCCACTTCCGTCGGGTCGGGCGTAGTGGGCCGTCAGTCGTTCGGCGAAATAGAGGGGGCTGGGGCGTCCTACGTAGTCGCGCAATAAGCCGTTGAGTTCGTTTTGGAAGTCGGGGTCGTTGCGATATTGCGCGTAGGCGGCTTCGAGTTCCGCCAGGGCGGGCATCAGGGTTTCGGGAACGTATTTACCGCCGAACGGGCCGAAGCGTCCGAGGTTGTCCGGTTGCGGGCGGTTGTCGTTGGAGGGGGTCGATTGAGAAGGTCTTGGAGTAGTGGTCACGGATCTGGTTGCAGTTGACGACAGGATGAATGGGTTTGGTTTTTCATTTTGACATTCTCGGGGGCGCGATCGCTACGACCACCGAGGGATTTACCGAATGAAGGGCTGTTTCCACGCGGGGCGATCTAATAAAATATAGTTTTATTTACATATTTTATAAAAGTCAACTATTCTAGTTTATACTCATTGCTGTATTTTTGATAAAAAACGCTTTTGGTTAGTGAGGTATGTTGCTGGGGGGTTCGGCGATCGCTTGCACGGAAATCACCGACTACGTCCGTTGCCCTCATCATCATCAAACACTCCGTATTTTAAACGATAAAAAAATAAAAAATTTAATACACCGAATCAATTAGAAACGATCGCTCAACCATTTAAACCCCGATCGCCCCCAAATATCTTAGATCTATATCGATAGGTAAATCACTAAGCAAAAGTGCCATGTTTTAGATACAATCGATGCCCTCGGCCAATCCCCTCGCGTCAATTCCCCGGGTGAGCGATCGCCCCGACAATATGAACAACCGTCTCAAAACACTAATTTTTGTGAATAGCAGCCCTCGAAGGCGCGATCGCAGGCGTTAGAATTAAACTCAAGTTCTTCCTCTAGCAGGCGATCTGTATCTTTTTTTAGAACGTTTAAAAAAAACTAAAAGCTCCGAGATTGTCTAATCTCGACCGTCAAGAAACTTGCGGTTAAGCCCAAAAAACCGGAAAAAGAAAATCATCCTTCGGGATAATTTCTAAAGATCTAAAGCTAGAGATCGAAAGCCCCTACAGCCCTTTACCTCTTGAGTAAGGGGCGATCGCATCTACCTGTTTTCGCTGAAAACAGCTTAGCCCAAGGGAATTGAAGGTCGGCTTCAGCCAGGGCGATCGCCCTGAACCCGATCGCTCCAAACCTTCAATCAAGAGCAAATGCTTTCGATTTTGTAAACAAATGTAAACAAAATCGGCAATCTGCAAAGCCGAGGGTGAAGTCAATACTCAGCAAGTGCGAAATCCTTGTAGGGAGGTTTCGCGACTGAGGTCGATTGGCATTTTAGTATTTAGGGAGAGTATGAGGGTGCTAGATATATTAGAAGATTTGCGTTCGGCAAGCAACCGATCGCCGAAAAATAAAACACAACCAACCACTCACAAGCGTTTGAACGGGGTTTTTGAATGGGTTGCGGGAGGGTTATGCACCCTAATTGCCACCACTTACGCCTTGGGACTTTCCGAAAGTCGCATTGCAGCTCAACCCCTGACCGACGCCGCATTACTGACCGCCGAAACCACCGACACGGGCGCCACCGCGACCCGTCAAGGTCCTCAGTTATCCGACGGAGTGTACCTGTACGGTCAGTCTGCCACGCCGGAAGAAATCGGACAAGCCTACATGGTCTTTGAAGTCCGGGGCGATCGCCTTTTGGGTGCCTTTTACATGCCTCATTCTTCCTTTGACTGCTTCTACGGCAACATCGAAGACCGTCAACTGGCGTTGACCATCATCGACAGTTACGAACAAAGCGAATACGCTTACGCCATGCCCATTGAAGCCCAACCCGTCGCTGGCGCCAACGATTCCGGCGTCGGCGAATTCGGACTGGAAGGAATGAGCCGCCTCAAACAACTCAGCGATAACGATCGCCGGATCTTAGGCGTGTGTCAGCAAAACTACCAACAAAAAGTCTGGGGAGAATAAGAGCGAGATTCGAGATTCTTTGTTAAAATCTTGAACCATCCCTCCCTCAATCTCCCTCAATCGTGACGTTCTCCCGACGCTGACCTATGCGCTTCGTCCAGGCTTCGCCAAGGGTACAACGCGGGCTTCCCACCTCACGGACAGAAGTCCATCTGCCCCGGCGTCTTGGGAAGTTCCTGTTTCATCCGGTCTGGTCTAGGCAACGCCCCCGACCGAACCCGTCCACAGGCATTTTGTTTGACATCCACGACCCGTCCAGCCGCAGATTGGGAGGATTTCGTTTTGAGGGTGCATTTCCGATCCGCCGCACTGTTCACCAGCCGAATTGTATGGCTGTACGTTGGTGTCGGGACAGAAAGCTGCCCCTAGTCTTGGCCATCAAGGGCATTGCTGCCGTTGCCAGTTCAAGTTTACCAGATTGGCGACTCCGTTCTACTCCATCGCCTCGGCTTTCATCCCGACAGCTTTGCGTAGAGTGCGGGGCTTCCCGCCGATTAAGCTAATATTCAATTCCCGGTTGAGCTTTCACTCCCTGTTCCCGGAAGGGATGCTTGACCAGGCGCATTTCCGTGACCAAATCCGCGCGATCGATGAGGGCGTCCGGGGCGCCGCGCCCGGTTAGAATCGCGTGGGTATCTTCCGGTTTTTGGTCGAGACCTGCCAGTACGGTTTCGACGGGCAGATAACCCAGTTTCATCGCTACATTAATCTCGTCGAGTAAAACCAACTTGTACTCCGGTTGGTGCAGGAATTCTAATGCTTTCTGCCAAGCTTCGAGAGCCTTTTGGATATCGCGATCGCGATCTTGCGTTTCCCAGGTAAAGCCTTCCCCCATCGCGAAAAACTCCAGTTGCTCCGACCACTGGTTTAACACCGCCTTTTCCGCAGGTTCCCAGGCTCCTTTGATAAACTGCACAATACCGACCCGATATCCGTGACCGAGCGATCGCATCACCATTCCGAGGGCCGCCGTGGTTTTTCCTTTCCCATTGCCCGTATTGACAATAATCAAACCCTTTTCGCGGTTTGACGCCTTCAGCCGTTCCTCTTGAACCGCCTTGCGGCGTTGCATCTTTTGGCGGTATTGTTCCGCCGTCAAACCCGATTCTACAGAATCGGTCGTTGCTGGCATTGCACTGCTGTGATTGCTTTCCATATCTGCTTGAATCCCTGACAATCTTGCTGATGCGGATCGTGCGTTTTCTCCCGAAGGGGCACAAAGCGGCGATCGACGCAGATCTATGGTATCGCCGTTATCGTCCCGAACCACCGGATCGGGCTTGGCCCGATCGCGATCGCCCGTCGGGTCTATCGAGGTTATTTAAACTTTATCTAGAAGTTAACAAGAGGTTAAACCTATACTGTTTAATTAGGAAACTGAGATCCCAGACCCGGCTCGCTTTCGGCATTTCCGTGATTTAGACAACCGAACGATAACTACGAAAACTATGTCTGAAAAATCCGATTTTCTCTACCCGCGCGGTCGTTACTACGGCGATTTTACGCCACAAAAACTGGCATTTAATGCCAACTTGCAGGAATTTGCCCAAAAAGTCAGTTATATTTGCAATTTGGAAACCGGGGGCAAAATTTCGAGCATCGAAAGCCTACGAAGAAATCAAAAAACTTTGGAAAGACCTCAAAACCTCGAAAAAAGAATTACAAATTGGGGAAGAACCGCCATCGGAACCTTCCAATCCCGCTTAAAGCTGACCGACTCAGCCCGATCGCCCTCAACGGATTTCCCCTAAACTATCGGGAGAAAAAAAGCTGAGTGCTTGCCATGTTGTCCGTCCGAGACGCGCAATCGATTATTCTAGACCTCGTGCGACCGTTCGACCCGCAAACCGATATCGAAACGGTCGATTTGTCATCTTGCGGCGATCGCCTGCTCGCCACCCCCCTGTCCGCCAACGCCGACTTTCCCTATTGGGATAACTCCGCAATGGACGGGTACGCCGTGCGCTACCAAGACGTAAGCGGCGCCAGTCCCGATCGCCCCCTCCCGTTGCAGATCGTCACCGAAATTGCCGCCGGAACGACCCCGCAAACGGCGATCGCCCCCGGACAAGCGGCCCGCATTTTCACCGGGGCGATGATGCCCCCAGGAGCCGATACCGTGGTCATGCAGGAACAGACCCGGCGAACGGGCGATCGCGTCGAAATTCTCGCTTCCCCCGCCGAAAAGGGCGATTTCGTGCGGCTAGCAGGTTCGTTTTACCGGGCGGGAACCTCCTTACTGCCTGCGGGGGTTCGCCTCGGTGCTGCCGACGTCGCCCTGCTGGCGATCGCCCAATGTAGCCGAGTCCCGGTGTACCGCCGTCCCCGAGTCGCCATCCTCTCCACCGGAAACGAACTCGTCCCCCCCGGCACCCCCTTACAAGCGGGGCAGCTCGTCGATTCCAACCAATACGCCCTCGCGACCGCCGTCACGGCTGCCGGAGCCATTCCCCTGCTTTCGGGAATCGTTCCCGACCGACCCGACGCCCTCAAACAGGCGATCGCCCGCACCTTAGAGCAAGCCGACCTCGTTCTTTCCACCGGAGGCGTCTCCGTCGGCGATTACGATTACGTCGAGCAAATTTTAGAAGAATTAGGCGGTCAAATTCACGTTAAATCCGTCGCCGTCAAACCGGGCAAACCCCTCACCGTCGCCGACTTTAGTGCCGAAACCGACCGACCGAACCGCCTCTATTTCGGCCTGCCGGGAAATCCAGTTTCGGCATTAGTCACCTTTTGGCGCTTCGTGCGACCCGCCCTTAAAAAATTGGCCGGAGAACGCCAGGGATGGGGGCCGACCTTTCTCACCGCCCGATCGCGCCACGAATTGAAAGGAGCGGGCCGTCGGGAAACCTATCTGTGGGGCAAACTCCATCCCGTCTCCGGAGGATACGAATTTGAACTGTCCCAAGGCTCTCACAGTTCCGGAAATCTGATTAATTTAGCGCAAACCACCGCCTTAGCCGTCGTCGAGGTCGATCGCGGTCCGATCGCCCCGGGAGAACTCGTCAGCGTCATGCTCGTGTAAACTGCCGCCCCAGGTGCGCCGCTTTCAGTCGCGATCGCCCTCGTAGACCCGGCGCCGGACGTTCTGCGTCGTTCGCGGTGCGGATACGGGAATCGATAAGGGGTCGCGACCGACACCCAATTGATGGGGTCTGCCGTCCTGAGTGGGTTTGAGACCGTCGAGTACCGCATTGCGGACGATCGGCTCGGTTTCGCGAGCGAGCAGCAGGCGGAAACAATCGGCGATCGCCTGACGGTCTTCAGTCGTGCTGGCGTTCATCATCCGGGTCAGTTGTCGCACGGCGATCAGTCGTTTGAGCGGGTCGGTGTCGGTGAGATCGTCGAGTAAGGCGTGGAAGCGGTCTCGTCCCGATCCGGTTTGGCGGTCGAGAAAATGCCAGCTCAGCAAACCCAACGTCGCCATGGTGCACAGTCCTTGGACAATGGCCCCGGTTGCCAGCCACGGGTTGTCCGATTCGACCCAAATCGAAACGGCGAGGTAGCTGCCGAAGGTCGCCACCCCTCCACTGCCGACGGCGATCGCCAGATCCCGGTTGGTTCCGTGCAAAAATTGGCGCAATTTCGTCTCGAACCCCGGCCAGTGGCTGCTTTGCAAGGCGTAAACTCCGAGCATGGCCCCCGTTCCGATCGCGATCGCGACGGCCAACTTCCAGTTACAAGCCAGCAGGAGGGTCGCGACAAACAAGGCCAACATCAAACTGGGGTTGTTTCGCAACCGAGTTCGCCAAAAGCGATCGAGGGTGGATTTATCGAGAGCCGAAAGGGGGATCGTCCGAACCAACTCGGACAACTGCCGCCACTGGGAGGACGCCTGTGCCACGTTACTTACCTAGTTACTGCGAATTGAAGCCAAATTCAATCTCAAACCAATCTCGAATCCGATGGAATGCGCGAGCGGACGGTCGCGATTGACTGGAGCAATTTTAACCCGTCAACCACCCCGCTTGGAATCTTTGCGCGACTCGCGGGTCGATCGGATCGCCTGGCCCCACCGAGTTGAGGGGTCTCGCTTTGCGGTTTGGGTTTCCTTTGCTCTGCAGCCGCAGGCAGGCGATCGCCCCACCCGACGGCTAAAATCGTGGGAATTAAAGTGCAGATTAAAACAAAAATTGGATTTCAGACGCGGCGATCGCCCTTATTTTTTGGGTAAATTCCTTGTATTTAAACGATTTTTAAGTTAAAAAAGCAAGCGAATTCGAGTCTCGCGGTAAAATTTGGTTAAATTTGCATTGTATTGCGGCAGTCGCTCCCGGAACGGGCGATCGCCGTCAGCTCGTTCTAAAATCCAAACGCAAAATCGGCCACGGTTAATTGACCGTCAAAGGAATAAAAGCCGATCCGATGAATATTTTGACTGTCGAGACTCAATAGGGTATTTGGAGATAAATTCGATTGAGATCCGGCCAAATTAGGAGCGCTCGTTTCTGTTTTAGCCAACAATTGACCGTCGCGAT from Oxynema aestuarii AP17 harbors:
- a CDS encoding rhodanese-like domain-containing protein; translation: MNPLSRLIPVIPPLKARSLASDLKARLDWGEPALTIVDVRDRDDFNEAHICGAVSIPRAQLLDRALRFLELTRDIYIYGTSDEETARAAGELRRAGYRKVSELRGGVAAWKAFGFPIESSARCV
- a CDS encoding ribonuclease H-like domain-containing protein, with the protein product MTLKDFQVGDRDLTEAQLNAYLEAEAIAVDTETMGLLPQRDRLCLVQLCDPHDRVTVVRIARGQTDAPFLKRLLEAEKTVKVFHYARFDVAALRYHLSIEVQPIFCTKIASKLARTYTPRHGLKDVVLELERVELDKSAQSSDWGNADNLSEAQLSYAANDVRYLLSVRHKLMKMLQREERWELAQQCFSCIPVFVSLDLLQYKDLFAH
- a CDS encoding CAP domain-containing protein, producing the protein MKLTLLEKVRKFGILGAIGAIAPLWAGCTFSVVLESEKSSSPTPTVEVTSSPTVASGSFAEMEREVFRQVNQYRQSQNLPPLETNDRIAREARSHSQAMAEGRVPFSHDGFEGRVEAIGSALTYRSAAENVAYNQGFGDPVSQAVRGWIESPGHQKNMVGDFDLTGVGIAKNTQGEYYFTQIFIKKSQQ
- the trpB gene encoding tryptophan synthase subunit beta, coding for MTTTPRPSQSTPSNDNRPQPDNLGRFGPFGGKYVPETLMPALAELEAAYAQYRNDPDFQNELNGLLRDYVGRPSPLYFAERLTAHYARPDGSGPQIYLKREDLNHTGAHKINNALAQALLARRMGKKRIIAETGAGQHGVATATVCARFGLDCVIYMGVHDMDRQALNVFRMRLMGAEVRPVEAGTGTLKDATSEAIRDWVTNVETTHYILGSVAGPHPYPMMVRDFHAIIGEETRQQCQEKWGGLPDILLACVGGGSNAMGLFHEFVKDTQVRLIGVEAAGEGVSTLKHAATLTKGRVGVLHGAMSYLLQDEDGQVVEAHSISAGLDYPGVGPEHSYLKDIGRAEYYSVSDREAVAAFERLSRLEGIIPALETSHAIAYLETLCPQLEGSPRLILNCSGRGDKDVQTVAKFLNPGE
- the cobO gene encoding cob(I)yrinic acid a,c-diamide adenosyltransferase, which translates into the protein MPATTDSVESGLTAEQYRQKMQRRKAVQEERLKASNREKGLIIVNTGNGKGKTTAALGMVMRSLGHGYRVGIVQFIKGAWEPAEKAVLNQWSEQLEFFAMGEGFTWETQDRDRDIQKALEAWQKALEFLHQPEYKLVLLDEINVAMKLGYLPVETVLAGLDQKPEDTHAILTGRGAPDALIDRADLVTEMRLVKHPFREQGVKAQPGIEY
- a CDS encoding molybdopterin molybdotransferase MoeA encodes the protein MLSVRDAQSIILDLVRPFDPQTDIETVDLSSCGDRLLATPLSANADFPYWDNSAMDGYAVRYQDVSGASPDRPLPLQIVTEIAAGTTPQTAIAPGQAARIFTGAMMPPGADTVVMQEQTRRTGDRVEILASPAEKGDFVRLAGSFYRAGTSLLPAGVRLGAADVALLAIAQCSRVPVYRRPRVAILSTGNELVPPGTPLQAGQLVDSNQYALATAVTAAGAIPLLSGIVPDRPDALKQAIARTLEQADLVLSTGGVSVGDYDYVEQILEELGGQIHVKSVAVKPGKPLTVADFSAETDRPNRLYFGLPGNPVSALVTFWRFVRPALKKLAGERQGWGPTFLTARSRHELKGAGRRETYLWGKLHPVSGGYEFELSQGSHSSGNLINLAQTTALAVVEVDRGPIAPGELVSVMLV